One Sporosarcina sp. FSL W8-0480 genomic window, ATGTTTATATACTATTCCGCGAATGATAGATTGATAAAAACTTTGTTGAAAACTGTCGAAAGCGTGATATAATTAAAGCCTAATTAATAAACATCCACTCATATAATCGCGGGAATATGGCCCGCAAGTTTCTACCGGTTCACCGTAAATGGACCGACTATGAGAAGCAAGAAGTGAAAGCATATGCTATTAGTGCATATTTTTTCGCTTTATATTCGGTATTTATAAAACCGGATGACCTTGCTCCACTCATGAAAATGAATGGATGCACGATCATCCGGTTTTTTGTGTTGTGATCGTGATAAATCAAAGGAGGAGCATTAGCTTGAAACAATTACAGGAAAAAATCATGAAGGACGGCAAAGTACTTTCCGATCAGGTGTTGAAAGTGGATACGTTTTTGAATCACCAAATCGATCCGGAATTGATGAAGGCAATCGGAGAAGAGTTCGCAAACAGATTCAAAGATAGCGGAGTGACAAAAGTACTTACGATCGAATCTTCGGGTATTGCACCAGCAATGATGACTGGCTTAGAGTTAGGTGTCCCTGTGATTTTTGCCCGTAAACGAAAGTCGTTGACGATGACCGATAACTTGCTTACAGCGAGTGTACACTCCTTCACGAAAAATGAAACAAACGAAATTTCTGTCTCAAAAGACTTTCTTGAAAATGGAGATAAGGTGTTAATGATAGATGATTTTCTTGCTAATGGCCAAGTCGTCTTAGGATTAAAAGAGATCATTG contains:
- a CDS encoding xanthine phosphoribosyltransferase; this translates as MKQLQEKIMKDGKVLSDQVLKVDTFLNHQIDPELMKAIGEEFANRFKDSGVTKVLTIESSGIAPAMMTGLELGVPVIFARKRKSLTMTDNLLTASVHSFTKNETNEISVSKDFLENGDKVLMIDDFLANGQVVLGLKEIIDQAKAHLTGVGIVIEKGFQRGGTMIREEGIRVESLAIIESLQNDQVTFKEEGTSI